One stretch of Eggerthella lenta DSM 2243 DNA includes these proteins:
- a CDS encoding ATP-binding protein — MTTTVNTAGSVPYPGQWRLARVDMANWGTFNGFQSLPVDRRGLLITGPSGSGKSTVLDAVAAVLTPPTQLSLNAAASNGGQRDKGRSISNYVRGACGHSADEEGEVVHTYLRPKAAVWSGVMLRYEDGFDIEQCSPSEARRHEAINVLGIFFQKANTVNPEGLKKFFAVVRGDHALSEFEPYGLNEADMAQFNKDHKETGRAWRDHAAFEGYLCNILHISSPKTLTLLHKTQAAKNIGSLDDLFRKYMLDTPRTHALATAAVAQFKELEEAHDGVVDQRRQTECLEPLLRHEEAYVEAKITEDQNRQLLDKLASFADDTSITLLKRRLERQLHDADALTTAVKEAESEQAFAKQKLEAAEAVLNEQGGIALEAALMQVSDRERQLLHIEGNRDSLEKDLEMAIESPLPSTREEFEALKRTLAACADTARAWLDGHEDEKIARFGEVSEQKKRHAEIAGELRFLRGQRSNISSRLHDIRLSIARHLGVSTEDLPFMGELIDVKPEEDSWQPAIERVLGGRARTMLVEKRHAASINEYLESIHLGERFEYDAVPDDVSVPDRPLHPQSLVRKVTVVQVPSHESLSRWANKLLRDRFDYVCVDSPADMERHDRALTRGGQTKAGEHHVKDDRRKITDRSRWVLGSTNDRKIERLEQELRLCSESLAVATNATAEITAKEQECQALCRTERSLRDKHWEDYDNAQAAFDLERAQAFYDELAQSDAFREAESRRATAQGRLDEANKAVQKALVNQQTNEERIQDTRSDIAEVERRINKRNPSGIAMDDETRAQFIDLFSSANDRFDSDTSLVYQTSNDVQRILDARVAKAARAQQDARRRTELVLQQYKSTWKLLAADLSASFEDRDAYIGRYRQIRASGLPQYERKFLDVLNSFSQDQITAISSEIRNAFREVRDRLVPVNRSLLLSEFSSGIHLQIEVKEHRSLRVNEFLADLKEITRGSWEEDDLEAAERRYARTAAIMKRLGSNDRSDQTWRMACLNTPDHMKFIAKEVAGDGAVVNVHSNDGGLSGGQKQKLVFFCLAAALRYQLSDEDQPVPSYGTIILDEAFDKSDRHFAEEALGIFEAFGFHMVLATPGKLLQTAEDHIGAMVMVTCSDDRHSRLSSVVFEADDRWMEVVDGR, encoded by the coding sequence ATGACGACGACCGTTAACACCGCTGGAAGCGTGCCGTACCCAGGACAATGGCGTCTTGCTCGGGTGGACATGGCGAATTGGGGGACGTTCAACGGTTTTCAGAGCCTTCCCGTCGACAGGCGCGGACTGCTTATCACCGGCCCTTCGGGTTCTGGCAAGTCGACCGTCCTCGATGCTGTGGCGGCAGTACTGACGCCCCCGACCCAGTTGAGCCTAAATGCAGCGGCCAGCAACGGCGGCCAGCGAGATAAGGGCCGTTCGATTTCCAACTACGTGCGCGGCGCGTGCGGGCACAGCGCCGACGAAGAGGGCGAGGTCGTGCACACCTATCTTCGTCCGAAAGCCGCGGTATGGAGCGGCGTCATGCTTCGATACGAGGACGGTTTCGACATCGAGCAGTGCTCCCCTTCGGAAGCGCGTCGTCACGAGGCGATCAACGTGCTGGGCATCTTCTTCCAAAAGGCCAACACGGTCAACCCCGAAGGACTGAAGAAATTCTTCGCAGTCGTCCGCGGAGACCATGCGCTCAGCGAATTCGAGCCTTACGGCTTGAACGAAGCGGACATGGCTCAATTCAACAAGGATCACAAAGAGACGGGACGGGCATGGAGAGACCATGCGGCGTTCGAAGGATACCTATGCAATATTTTGCACATCAGCAGCCCGAAAACACTCACCCTCCTGCACAAGACGCAAGCCGCCAAAAACATCGGATCGCTCGATGATCTGTTCCGCAAGTACATGCTGGACACGCCGCGTACGCACGCCTTGGCCACTGCGGCGGTCGCCCAATTCAAGGAGCTGGAAGAAGCCCACGACGGCGTGGTCGACCAACGTCGGCAGACGGAATGCCTGGAACCGCTCCTGCGTCACGAAGAGGCATACGTTGAGGCGAAGATAACAGAAGACCAGAACCGGCAACTTCTCGACAAACTCGCGTCGTTTGCCGACGATACCTCGATTACGCTGCTCAAACGGCGCCTCGAAAGGCAGCTGCACGATGCCGACGCACTGACCACAGCGGTCAAAGAAGCCGAGAGCGAGCAAGCTTTCGCAAAGCAGAAGCTCGAAGCAGCCGAGGCCGTGCTAAACGAGCAGGGCGGCATAGCGCTCGAAGCCGCTCTCATGCAGGTTTCCGACCGAGAGCGCCAGCTGCTCCATATCGAAGGCAACCGCGATTCGCTCGAGAAGGATCTCGAGATGGCCATCGAATCCCCCTTGCCCTCCACGCGAGAGGAATTCGAGGCTTTGAAGCGAACGCTCGCAGCATGCGCGGACACTGCGCGCGCATGGCTGGACGGCCACGAAGATGAAAAGATAGCGCGTTTCGGAGAAGTAAGCGAGCAGAAGAAGCGGCATGCCGAGATCGCCGGGGAGCTCCGTTTTCTCAGGGGCCAAAGGAGCAACATCTCCTCCCGGTTGCACGATATCAGGCTGAGCATTGCCCGGCACCTGGGAGTTTCGACGGAGGATCTGCCCTTTATGGGGGAACTTATCGATGTGAAGCCTGAAGAGGACTCGTGGCAGCCCGCCATCGAGCGAGTCCTGGGCGGTCGAGCGCGCACGATGCTTGTGGAAAAGCGTCACGCAGCGTCGATCAACGAGTATCTCGAGAGCATTCACCTCGGAGAACGATTCGAGTACGACGCGGTGCCCGACGACGTATCCGTCCCAGACCGGCCGCTCCACCCGCAGTCGCTTGTGAGAAAAGTTACCGTCGTGCAGGTGCCGAGCCACGAGTCTCTCTCTCGATGGGCGAACAAGCTCCTGCGCGATCGCTTCGACTACGTGTGCGTCGATTCCCCTGCAGATATGGAGCGTCATGATCGCGCACTCACGCGGGGAGGCCAAACGAAAGCCGGGGAACACCATGTCAAGGACGACCGACGCAAGATAACCGATCGAAGCCGCTGGGTCCTCGGCAGCACGAACGACCGGAAAATCGAGCGCTTGGAACAGGAATTGCGCCTGTGCTCCGAAAGCCTCGCCGTCGCAACCAATGCGACGGCCGAGATCACCGCCAAAGAGCAGGAATGCCAAGCCCTATGCCGCACCGAGAGAAGCCTGCGAGACAAGCATTGGGAAGATTACGACAACGCGCAGGCAGCTTTCGATCTCGAACGCGCGCAAGCATTCTACGACGAACTCGCTCAAAGCGATGCGTTCAGAGAGGCCGAATCCAGGCGCGCAACTGCGCAGGGGCGTCTTGACGAGGCGAACAAGGCCGTTCAAAAGGCGCTCGTCAACCAGCAGACAAACGAGGAGCGAATACAGGACACGCGTTCGGACATCGCCGAGGTCGAGAGACGCATAAACAAGCGAAACCCTTCTGGCATCGCGATGGACGACGAAACGAGGGCCCAGTTCATCGATTTGTTTTCGTCGGCGAACGACCGATTCGATTCGGACACGTCCCTCGTATACCAAACGTCGAACGATGTCCAAAGGATATTGGATGCTCGCGTGGCTAAAGCAGCGCGAGCCCAACAAGATGCGCGAAGGCGAACCGAGTTGGTACTGCAACAATACAAGTCGACCTGGAAACTCCTAGCTGCCGACTTGAGCGCGAGTTTCGAGGACAGAGACGCCTACATCGGCCGTTACCGCCAGATAAGAGCAAGCGGGCTGCCCCAATACGAGCGCAAATTCCTCGATGTGCTGAACAGCTTCAGCCAAGATCAGATAACCGCAATCTCGTCGGAAATCCGCAACGCGTTTCGCGAGGTGCGCGACCGTCTCGTGCCGGTCAACCGATCGCTACTCCTGTCAGAATTTAGTTCCGGCATCCATTTGCAGATCGAAGTGAAGGAGCATCGGAGTCTCCGCGTGAACGAATTCCTTGCAGACCTGAAAGAGATCACCCGGGGATCATGGGAGGAAGACGACCTCGAGGCGGCCGAGCGTCGTTACGCGCGGACGGCAGCCATCATGAAAAGGCTGGGATCGAACGACCGATCCGACCAAACATGGCGCATGGCGTGTTTGAATACGCCCGACCATATGAAGTTCATCGCCAAGGAGGTTGCGGGCGACGGTGCCGTGGTGAACGTCCACAGCAACGACGGAGGCCTTTCGGGCGGTCAAAAGCAGAAGCTCGTCTTTTTCTGCCTTGCGGCAGCATTGCGCTATCAGCTTTCCGACGAAGACCAGCCCGTGCCGTCGTACGGCACGATCATCCTCGATGAGGCTTTCGACAAATCCGATCGGCATTTCGCAGAGGAAGCCTTGGGGATATTCGAGGCATTCGGCTTCCATATGGTTCTGGCAACGCCGGGCAAGCTCCTGCAGACGGCGGAAGATCATATCGGAGCCATGGTTATGGTCACATGCTCCGACGATAGGCATTCGCGGTTGTCTTCCGTCGTATTCGAAGCTGATGACAGGTGGATGGAGGTCGTCGATGGCCGATAG
- a CDS encoding DUF4194 domain-containing protein: MDDFWNPSPDTVERCDEDRPLDERHLWPQDTGKLPYDARCALLQLIKGPHIDESDPLWSAVLNNQQDLSSHLADMLLELYVDAETGIAFARNASTGERTVLKATRSNVMTLLDTIMVLTLRKELQMGGTNRVFIGQSELFEQLAQYRRLESQDQSSYQSKLKASWNRLVEARILLKSDIEDRFEISPVLKLIFGTEEAAAVSEEFELMLKRAQQAVPNQGEPHDDDR, encoded by the coding sequence ATGGACGACTTCTGGAATCCTTCGCCTGACACCGTGGAGAGGTGCGACGAGGATCGGCCTCTTGACGAGAGGCACTTGTGGCCACAGGACACGGGAAAGCTTCCCTATGATGCGCGATGCGCGTTGCTGCAGCTGATCAAGGGACCGCACATCGACGAAAGCGACCCGCTATGGTCGGCCGTCTTGAACAACCAGCAGGATCTGTCCTCGCACCTTGCCGACATGCTTCTTGAACTCTACGTGGACGCAGAGACCGGAATCGCTTTCGCGCGTAACGCCTCGACAGGCGAGAGAACGGTGCTGAAGGCAACGCGAAGCAACGTGATGACTCTGCTCGACACCATCATGGTGCTCACGTTGCGCAAAGAGCTGCAGATGGGCGGCACCAACCGAGTATTCATCGGGCAAAGCGAGCTTTTCGAGCAATTGGCTCAGTATCGACGCTTGGAAAGTCAAGATCAGTCGAGCTACCAAAGCAAGCTGAAAGCATCGTGGAACAGGCTCGTGGAAGCTCGCATACTGTTGAAGAGCGACATCGAAGACCGTTTCGAAATATCTCCGGTCCTCAAGTTGATATTCGGAACCGAAGAAGCGGCGGCAGTCAGCGAGGAATTCGAGCTCATGCTCAAACGAGCGCAGCAAGCCGTTCCGAACCAAGGAGAGCCCCATGACGACGACCGTTAA
- a CDS encoding DUF3375 domain-containing protein produces the protein MAVVSSTLAFISLQQDNVAWKLLHAQNAPIILSILDENLGKETGKRTVADLVSLVDADLEVLRERVPEIGPKRSARDYCEQWRRDGYLVRKPLADSRQETYELSAGALAAISFAKGLAKPHRAATKSRLNMILDQIAESSLATDCDIDRRRKVLLAEKQRIEDQLAELDQGTLDTMDPDQALEQARDILNLAQEIPRDFVSVSAEFEEIAKNLYIKLIGYEEGYQDTLEGVFAGIDHITQSPPGQSFGGFYALLRDSEALEKLQDDIDSILDTDFACMLEAEERRFLRRFVQTLLDQARDVNETKTGLSRGLRKLVQSQSFQQDRVLRRFLDQTLGMASVLTESYSCTFALPIELELTKTMIAPISRLELYNPADASAQPIPASAFEENGRLTLAELYEQVREVEIDYDELVGNVNAFFAERDASNSKHPSIGEILDKYPATQGIASIAGLMVLASDQGIRTNESEIIRWQSKSGRHLQARVDTFLFVKEVR, from the coding sequence ATGGCAGTCGTATCCAGCACGCTTGCTTTCATATCTCTACAGCAGGACAACGTTGCCTGGAAGCTTCTTCATGCACAAAACGCGCCTATCATCCTCTCCATACTCGACGAGAATTTGGGGAAAGAGACCGGCAAAAGAACCGTTGCCGATCTAGTCAGCCTTGTCGATGCGGATCTCGAAGTGCTACGCGAGCGGGTTCCCGAGATAGGGCCAAAGCGCTCGGCGCGGGACTATTGCGAGCAGTGGAGACGCGACGGATACCTTGTGCGCAAGCCGCTCGCGGATTCGCGCCAGGAGACCTACGAGCTTTCCGCAGGCGCTTTGGCAGCCATCAGCTTCGCCAAAGGGTTGGCGAAGCCCCATAGGGCAGCGACGAAATCGAGGCTGAACATGATCCTCGACCAGATAGCGGAATCGTCGCTCGCAACCGACTGCGACATCGACCGGCGCCGCAAAGTCCTCCTGGCCGAGAAGCAGCGTATAGAAGACCAGCTTGCGGAACTCGATCAAGGCACCTTGGACACGATGGATCCCGATCAGGCATTGGAGCAAGCGCGCGACATCCTCAATCTCGCTCAGGAGATACCGCGCGACTTCGTCAGCGTCAGCGCCGAGTTCGAGGAGATCGCGAAAAACCTGTACATCAAACTTATCGGCTATGAAGAAGGCTATCAAGACACGCTCGAAGGCGTGTTCGCCGGCATCGACCATATCACGCAGTCTCCTCCTGGCCAGTCGTTCGGGGGCTTCTATGCGCTTTTGCGCGACTCAGAGGCGCTCGAGAAACTTCAAGACGACATCGACTCCATCCTCGACACCGATTTCGCGTGCATGCTCGAAGCGGAAGAGCGCCGATTCCTCAGAAGATTCGTGCAAACACTGCTCGATCAAGCGCGCGACGTGAACGAGACCAAAACAGGGTTGTCGCGCGGTTTGAGGAAGCTTGTGCAGAGCCAGAGTTTTCAGCAAGACCGCGTGCTGCGAAGATTTCTCGACCAGACCCTCGGCATGGCAAGCGTGCTCACGGAATCGTATAGCTGCACCTTCGCTCTTCCGATCGAGCTCGAGCTCACCAAAACCATGATCGCGCCCATCTCCCGATTGGAGCTGTACAACCCTGCCGACGCAAGCGCACAGCCCATTCCCGCGAGCGCGTTCGAAGAGAACGGCAGGCTCACGTTGGCCGAGCTGTACGAGCAGGTACGCGAGGTTGAAATCGATTACGACGAGCTGGTCGGCAACGTGAATGCGTTCTTCGCGGAGCGCGACGCCTCCAATTCAAAGCATCCCTCGATCGGCGAGATCCTGGATAAGTATCCCGCGACTCAAGGTATCGCAAGCATCGCAGGGCTCATGGTGCTCGCCTCCGATCAGGGCATCAGGACCAATGAATCGGAAATCATTCGCTGGCAGTCGAAAAGCGGGAGACACCTTCAAGCCCGCGTCGACACATTCCTGTTCGTGAAAGAGGTGCGCTGA
- a CDS encoding sodium:solute symporter family protein yields the protein MIEKICMALIFVGVAVGVGIYCRRHTGSVDGFILGGRNVGPWLSAFAFGTSYFSAVIFVGYAGQFGWKYGVAATWIGIGNAILGSLLAWWVLGPRTREMTHRLGASTMPEFFGARFQSKGLRIAAAAIIFVFLIPYTASVYNGLSRLFGMAFGLPYEVCVIGMAVITCVYVVLGGYMATVMNDFIQGIVMLLGIVAVIVAVLVNNGGFTEALTTLSLIPAEGSEMAGPFVSFFGPNLPDLIGVIVLTSLGTWGLPQMVQKFYAIKSGPAIKQGAIISTVFAMVVAGGSYFLGGFGRLYGDQVEMTAAGTPVYDSIMPTMLSTLPDLLIGIVIVLVLSASMSTLSSLVLTSSSTLTLDLLKDNVVKNMSEKKQLGYMRVLIVVFIVISAVIALVQYNSSITFIAQLMSISWGALAGSFLGPFFWGLYSRRVSRPAVWASFIVGVGLTTGNMVAGFVGAAFIASPINCGAIAMVLSLIIVPVVSLFTKRVEFEVDPPHVEGAIDREYEQELEAE from the coding sequence ATGATCGAAAAGATATGCATGGCGCTTATTTTCGTCGGCGTGGCGGTGGGCGTCGGCATCTACTGCCGACGACACACCGGAAGCGTCGACGGGTTCATCCTGGGCGGCCGCAACGTGGGGCCGTGGTTGAGCGCGTTCGCGTTCGGCACCAGCTACTTCTCCGCCGTCATCTTCGTGGGCTACGCCGGCCAGTTCGGCTGGAAGTACGGCGTGGCCGCCACGTGGATCGGCATCGGCAACGCCATCCTGGGAAGCTTGCTGGCCTGGTGGGTGCTGGGCCCGCGCACGCGCGAGATGACGCACCGCCTGGGCGCGTCCACGATGCCCGAGTTCTTCGGCGCGCGGTTCCAGTCGAAGGGTTTGCGCATCGCGGCCGCGGCCATCATCTTCGTGTTCCTCATCCCGTACACGGCCAGCGTGTACAACGGCTTGTCGCGCCTGTTCGGCATGGCGTTCGGCCTGCCCTACGAGGTGTGCGTCATCGGTATGGCGGTTATCACCTGCGTGTACGTGGTGCTGGGCGGCTACATGGCCACGGTGATGAACGACTTCATCCAGGGCATCGTCATGCTGCTGGGCATCGTTGCCGTCATCGTGGCGGTGCTGGTGAACAACGGGGGCTTCACCGAGGCCCTCACCACGCTGTCGCTCATTCCCGCCGAGGGCAGCGAGATGGCCGGGCCGTTCGTCAGCTTCTTCGGGCCGAACCTGCCCGATCTCATCGGGGTCATCGTGCTGACCAGCTTGGGCACGTGGGGTCTGCCGCAGATGGTGCAGAAGTTCTACGCCATCAAAAGCGGTCCAGCCATCAAGCAGGGCGCCATCATCTCCACCGTGTTCGCCATGGTGGTGGCCGGCGGCAGCTACTTCCTGGGAGGGTTCGGCCGCCTGTACGGCGATCAGGTGGAGATGACCGCCGCAGGCACGCCGGTGTACGACTCTATCATGCCCACCATGCTGTCCACGCTGCCCGACCTGCTCATCGGCATCGTGATCGTGCTGGTGCTGAGCGCGTCCATGTCCACACTGTCATCGCTGGTGCTGACGTCGTCGTCCACGCTGACGCTCGATCTGCTGAAAGACAACGTGGTGAAGAACATGAGCGAGAAGAAGCAGTTGGGCTACATGCGCGTGCTGATCGTGGTGTTCATCGTGATCTCGGCGGTGATCGCGCTGGTGCAGTACAACTCGTCCATCACGTTCATCGCACAGCTGATGAGCATCTCGTGGGGCGCGCTGGCCGGTTCGTTCTTGGGGCCCTTCTTCTGGGGGCTCTACTCGCGTCGCGTGTCGCGTCCGGCTGTGTGGGCCAGCTTCATCGTGGGCGTGGGTCTGACCACGGGCAACATGGTCGCCGGGTTCGTGGGCGCGGCGTTCATCGCGTCGCCCATCAACTGCGGCGCCATCGCGATGGTGCTGTCGCTGATCATCGTGCCGGTGGTCAGCTTGTTCACGAAGCGCGTTGAGTTCGAGGTCGACCCGCCGCACGTCGAGGGAGCCATCGACCGCGAATACGAGCAGGAGCTGGAAGCGGAGTAG
- a CDS encoding YdcF family protein: protein MIFQLVLIYFPALVFGFLFAKNYRKEPRQFRNALYFLLLCLFALYGLSIQFDLPWLVLIGLAAIPFGTVALVVFLLANTFVVVKREGLSLSHLLPGLLALCIVMACVGGPVLLFVQAPPIVLALALLVLMEGSYVAFTFAALLLYSWLYRRLPKRRDYDYIVVHGAGLSGTKPTPLLAARLDKAVELWEADHRRAVIIASGGQGADEEVSEAEAMRTYLVEERGVPADAVIEENRSTTTMENLRNSKAIMDARSGAGAYRAAVVTSDYHVFRTAEYAHKIGLAADGVGSRTARYFWPTAFIREYVAVSNAHRWPFVVIFVFWLPFAAIALFQL from the coding sequence ATGATCTTCCAGCTTGTTCTCATATACTTTCCCGCGCTGGTGTTCGGGTTTCTGTTCGCCAAGAACTACCGCAAGGAACCGCGGCAGTTCCGCAACGCGCTGTACTTCCTGCTGCTGTGCCTGTTCGCGCTGTACGGGTTGTCCATCCAGTTCGATCTGCCGTGGCTGGTGCTCATCGGCTTGGCGGCCATCCCGTTCGGCACGGTGGCGCTGGTGGTGTTCCTGCTGGCGAACACGTTCGTGGTGGTGAAGCGCGAAGGCCTGTCGCTGTCGCATCTGCTGCCGGGCCTGCTGGCGCTTTGCATCGTCATGGCGTGCGTGGGAGGTCCGGTGCTGCTGTTCGTCCAGGCGCCGCCCATCGTGCTGGCGTTGGCGCTGCTGGTGTTGATGGAGGGCTCGTACGTGGCGTTCACGTTCGCGGCCCTGCTGCTGTATTCGTGGTTGTACCGCCGTCTGCCCAAGCGCCGCGATTACGATTACATCGTCGTGCACGGCGCCGGCCTGTCGGGCACGAAGCCCACGCCCCTGCTGGCCGCGCGCCTGGACAAGGCCGTCGAGCTATGGGAGGCCGACCACCGCCGCGCCGTCATCATCGCGTCGGGCGGCCAGGGCGCCGACGAGGAGGTGTCGGAAGCCGAGGCCATGCGCACGTACCTCGTCGAGGAGCGCGGCGTGCCCGCCGATGCCGTCATCGAGGAGAACCGATCCACCACCACGATGGAGAACCTGCGCAACTCCAAAGCCATCATGGACGCGCGGTCGGGCGCGGGCGCGTACCGCGCCGCAGTGGTGACCAGCGATTACCACGTGTTCCGCACGGCCGAGTACGCGCACAAGATCGGGCTGGCCGCCGACGGGGTGGGCAGCAGGACCGCGCGCTACTTCTGGCCCACCGCGTTCATCCGCGAATACGTGGCCGTCAGCAACGCCCACCGCTGGCCGTTCGTGGTTATCTTCGTGTTCTGGCTCCCTTTCGCCGCCATCGCGCTGTTCCAGCTGTAG
- a CDS encoding Na+/H+ antiporter NhaC family protein codes for MEGFDLISTGVWSIIPPILALGLALITKEVYSSLAIGVFVGMVIYQFSLNGVGVEPLVDSFTMVPQMMAEQIAGNGALLLFLALLGALVVVIAAAGGSRAYAEWVSTHIKNAKMAQILTAVLGIIIFVDDYFNCLTVGAVMRPVTDRFNISHEKLAWIIDSTAAPICIIAPVSSWAVAVGGYLGEGGFTTFVQSIPYNFYALLTIVFVFFMCATKKDFGPMRVAEAEVQKPADQQHRIPSKDSALESMSTVGISDPNAADALPAKLDTIVAEEDELDEAAKVAVEEFKGMAISDKGRVFDLIIPIIVLIIFSILGMLYAGGFFQGVDFATAVGENPVFGLCIGVCVALVVTAAMFLPRKLMTLSGYMDGVAEGVRSMVGAIMILVLAWSLGGTCRYLLGTGEFVSGFLNSIGVGLALLPVVIFVVAAFIGFAMGTSWGTIALILPIVIGVFPAQDPLFLVAIGATLGGAVYGDHVSPISDTTILSSAGAQCNHLRHVATQLPYASVVAAVCLVGYIIAGFTGNPWIALVVGAVLMIAAVLVLNRSKYGAVKA; via the coding sequence ATGGAAGGATTCGACCTCATCAGCACGGGGGTATGGTCAATCATACCGCCGATTCTTGCGCTGGGTTTGGCGCTGATCACGAAGGAGGTGTATTCCTCGCTGGCCATCGGCGTGTTCGTGGGCATGGTGATCTACCAGTTCTCGCTCAACGGCGTGGGCGTCGAGCCGCTGGTGGACTCGTTCACCATGGTGCCGCAGATGATGGCCGAGCAGATAGCCGGCAACGGGGCGCTGCTGCTGTTCCTTGCGTTATTGGGCGCGCTCGTGGTGGTCATCGCGGCCGCCGGCGGATCGCGCGCGTACGCCGAGTGGGTGTCTACGCACATCAAGAACGCGAAGATGGCGCAGATTCTCACTGCGGTGCTGGGCATCATCATCTTCGTGGACGACTACTTCAACTGCCTCACGGTGGGCGCGGTCATGCGCCCCGTCACCGATCGATTTAACATCAGCCACGAGAAGCTGGCATGGATCATCGACTCCACCGCGGCGCCTATCTGCATCATCGCGCCGGTGTCTTCGTGGGCCGTGGCCGTAGGCGGCTACCTGGGCGAAGGCGGTTTCACCACGTTCGTCCAGTCCATCCCGTACAACTTCTATGCGCTGCTCACCATCGTGTTCGTCTTCTTCATGTGCGCTACCAAGAAGGACTTCGGCCCCATGCGCGTTGCCGAGGCCGAGGTGCAGAAGCCGGCCGACCAGCAGCATCGCATTCCGTCGAAGGACAGCGCTCTCGAGTCGATGTCGACGGTGGGCATTTCCGATCCGAACGCGGCCGACGCGCTGCCGGCGAAGCTGGATACCATTGTAGCCGAGGAGGACGAGCTGGACGAGGCTGCGAAGGTGGCCGTCGAAGAGTTCAAGGGCATGGCCATCTCTGACAAGGGACGCGTGTTCGACCTGATCATTCCCATCATCGTGCTCATCATCTTCTCGATTCTGGGCATGCTGTACGCGGGCGGCTTCTTCCAGGGCGTCGACTTCGCCACGGCTGTGGGCGAGAACCCGGTGTTCGGCCTGTGCATCGGCGTGTGCGTGGCGCTGGTGGTGACGGCGGCCATGTTCCTGCCGCGCAAGCTGATGACGCTGTCGGGGTACATGGACGGCGTGGCCGAGGGCGTGCGCTCCATGGTGGGCGCCATCATGATCCTCGTGCTGGCATGGAGCCTAGGCGGCACGTGCCGCTACCTGCTGGGTACGGGCGAGTTCGTCAGCGGCTTCCTGAACAGCATCGGCGTGGGGCTGGCTCTGCTGCCGGTGGTCATCTTCGTGGTGGCGGCGTTCATCGGCTTCGCCATGGGCACGTCGTGGGGAACCATCGCGCTGATCCTGCCCATCGTGATCGGCGTGTTCCCGGCGCAAGATCCGCTGTTCCTCGTGGCCATCGGCGCCACGCTGGGCGGTGCGGTGTACGGCGACCATGTGTCGCCTATTTCGGATACCACCATTCTGTCGTCGGCGGGCGCGCAGTGCAACCACCTGCGCCATGTGGCTACGCAGCTGCCGTACGCTTCGGTGGTGGCGGCCGTGTGTCTGGTGGGCTACATCATCGCCGGCTTCACGGGCAACCCGTGGATCGCGCTCGTCGTGGGCGCCGTGCTGATGATCGCGGCTGTGCTGGTGCTGAACCGCTCGAAGTACGGGGCGGTGAAGGCGTAA